In Mycolicibacterium gadium, the genomic window GCCAACGGTCTGGGCATCCTCGGCGTCAGCGCTCCGGAGCGGATGTGATCGCACACCCGGCCGGCCCGCGGCACGCCGAAGAAGTCCACCATGGTGGTGCGCCGCCGCGTCCGCTTTCGGCGGCCGAGGTCTTGCTGCTCGCGCCGAATGTCTGGCCGCGCAACACGGTTCGCGGTGACGACGGCGTGGTATCTATTGCCGGAGTGTCCGTCGCGGACATCGCCGCGCAGTTCGGCACTCCGGTGTTCGTGATCGACGAGGACGATTTCCGGTCGCGGTGCCGGGAGATCGCTGCGGCATTCGGCGGTGGCGAGAACGTGCGCTACGCCGCAAAGGCCTTCATGTGCTCCGAGGTGGCCCGCTGGATCGCCGAAGAGGGGTTGTCCCTCGACGTCGCGACCGGCGGCGAGATGGCCGTTGCACTTCACGCCGGCTTTCCCGCTGATCGGATTGCGTTGCACGGCAACAATAAATCGGTCGAAGAGCTGACCGCCGCCGTCAATGCGGGCATCGAACATGTGGTCGTCGATTCGATGGTCGAGATCGAGCGGCTCGACGAAATCGCCGGTGCAGCGGGTGTTGTACAGGATGTACTGGTCCGCGTCACCGTCGGCGTCGAGGCGCACACCCACGAGTTCATCTCGACCGCGCACGAAGACCAGAAGTTCGGCCTGTCGCTGGCCAGTGGCGCGGCGCTGACCGCCGTGCGTCGGGTGTTCGCCACCGACCATCTGCGCCTGGTGGGCCTGCACAGCCACATCGGATCGCAGATCTTCGATGTCGCCGGGTTCGAGATCGCCGCGCATCGCGTCATCGGCCTGCTGCGCGACGTCGTCTCCGAGTTCGGCGTCGAGAAGACATCGCAGATGTCGATCGTCGACCTCGGTGGGGGACTGGGCATTTCATATCTGCCACAGGATGATCCGCCGCCGGTCGCCGAGCTGGCCGCCAAGCTCAGCGTCATAGTCCGCGAGGAGTCGGCGGCGGTCGGGCTACCCACCCCCCAACTGGTCGTCGAGCCGGGTCGCGCGATCGCAGGCCCGGGCACTATCACGCTCTATCAGGTCGGCACAGTCAAGGATGTGGCGGTCGCAACCGACCGCTACCGCCGCTATGTCAGCGTCGACGGCGGCATGAGCGACAACATCCGTACTTCGTTGTATGGCGCTGAATACGACGTCCGCCTGATCTCGCGCGCCAGTGAGGGTTCGTCGATACTGGGCCGTGTCGTCGGAAAGCATTGCGAAAGTGGCGATATCGTCGTGCGCGACACCTGGGTGCCCGACGACATAAGACCCGGCGATCTGCTCGGTGTCGCAGCCACCGGCGCCTACTGCTATTCGATGTCAAGCCGTTACAACCTCATCGGCCGCCCGGCGGTCGTGGCCGTGCGCGACGGGCAGGCCCGCCTGATTCTGCGCCGGGAAACGGTCGACGATCTACTCAGTCTGGAAGTGAGGTAAGCAAATGAGCACCGAGGAAAAGCCCATCGGCGTAGCGGTCTTGGGGTTCGGCAACGTGGGTAGCCAGGTCGTCCGCATCATCGAGGAGAGTGCGCAGGACCTCGCGGCCCGCATCGGTGCGCCCTTGGTGCTGCGTGGCATTGGGGTGCGCCGCGTCGCCGACGACCGAGGCGTGCCAGTCGAGATGCTGACCGACGACATCGACGAACTCGTGGGGCGAGACGACGTCGACATCGTCGTCGAGCTGATGGGACCGGTCGAACCCGCGCGCAAGGCGATCCTGACCGCCCTCGAGCAGGGCAAGTCCGTCGTCACCGCCAACAAGGCGCTGATGGCCGTCTCCACCGGCGAATTGGCCCAGGCCGCCGAACACGCCCACGTCGACCTGTATTTCGAGGCGGCCGTGGCCGGTGCAATCCCCGTCATCCGTCCGCTGACCCAATCGCTCGCGGGTGACACCGTGATCCGGGTCGCCGGCATCGTGAACGGCACCACGAATTACATCCTCTCCGAGATGGACAGCACGGGCGCCGACTACACCGCGGCGCTGGCCGATGCGAGCGCGCTGGGCTATGCCGAGGCGGATCCGACCGCCGACGTCGAGGGATATGACGCCGCCGCCAAGGCTGCGATCCTCGCCTCGATCGCCTTCCACACCCGTGTCACCGCCGACGACGTGTACCGCGAGGGCATCACGAAGGTCACCCCGGCCGACTTCGTCTCGGCCCGCGCACTCGGCTGCACGATCAAGCTGCTCGCGATTTGCGAGCGGCTCACCACTGACGAAGGGCAGCAGCGGGTTTCTGCCCGCGTCTACCCGGCGCTGGTGCCCCTGACTCACCCCCTCGCCTCGGTCAACGGCGCGTTCAACGCGGTCGTCGTCGAGGCCGAGGCCGCGGGGCGGCTGATGTTCTACGGCCAGGGTGCCGGTGGAGCGCCGACCGCCTCCGCGGTGATGGGTGATCTGGTGATGGCCGCGCGGAACCGGGTACAGGGTGGCCGAGGCCCTCGGGAGTCCAAGTACGCCAAGCTGCCGATCTCGCCGATCGGCTTCATCCCGACCCGGTACTACGTGAGCATGAACGTCGCCGACCGTCCCGGTGTGTTGTCAGCCGTGGCAGCCGAATTCGGTAAACGTGAGGTCAGCATCGCCGAAGTGCGCCAGGAGGGCATGGTGGACCCGGAAGGCCAGCGGTGCGGTGCGCGCATCGTCGTCGTCACCCACCAGGCGACCGATGCCGCGCTGTCCGAAACCGTCGAGGCGCTGGCCGACCTCGATGTGGTGGAGGGCATCAACAGCGTGCTTCGACTGGAAGGAACCAGCGAATGAGCGATGAGCCGCTAGCGCGACGAGCGGTGGGCACAGTCGCGCCGAAGGGCGTTCATCAGCCTTGGCCCGGGCTCATTGCCGCGTATCGGGATCGCCTTCCGGTCGAGGACAACTGGACCCCGATCACCCTGCACGAGGGCGGTACGCCGCTGCTGCCCGCACCTCGACTGTCCGAATTGACCGGCTGCACCGTGCATTTGAAGGTCGAGGGCCTCAACCCGACGGGTTCGTTCAAGGACCGCGGTATGACGATGGCCGTCACCGAGGCCGTCGCTCGCGGCCAGAAGGCGGTGCTTTGCGCGTCCACCGGCAACACCTCCGCGTCGGCGGCTGCCTACGCGGCCAGGGCGGGTATCACCTGCGCCGTGCTGATCCCCCAGGGCAAGATCGCGATGGGCAAGCTCGCCCAAGCCGTCATGCACGGCGCGAAGATCATTCAGATCGACGGCAACTTCGACGATTGCCTCGAGCTGGCGCGCAAGCTGACCAACGACTATCCGACGGTGTCGCTCGTCAACTCGGTCAACCCGTTCCGCATCGAGGGGCAGAAGACCGCCGCATTCGAGATCATCGACGCTCTCGGCGCCGCACCGGACGTGCATTCTCTACCCGTGGGCAACGCGGGAAACATCACCGCGTACTGGAAGGGCTACCAGGAGTACCACCGCGACGGGGTGTCCGACCGACTGCCACGCATGCTGGGCACGCAGGCCGCCGGCGCCGCACCCCTGGTGCTAGGCGAGCCGGTGACCAATCCCGAG contains:
- the lysA gene encoding diaminopimelate decarboxylase; its protein translation is MIAHPAGPRHAEEVHHGGAPPRPLSAAEVLLLAPNVWPRNTVRGDDGVVSIAGVSVADIAAQFGTPVFVIDEDDFRSRCREIAAAFGGGENVRYAAKAFMCSEVARWIAEEGLSLDVATGGEMAVALHAGFPADRIALHGNNKSVEELTAAVNAGIEHVVVDSMVEIERLDEIAGAAGVVQDVLVRVTVGVEAHTHEFISTAHEDQKFGLSLASGAALTAVRRVFATDHLRLVGLHSHIGSQIFDVAGFEIAAHRVIGLLRDVVSEFGVEKTSQMSIVDLGGGLGISYLPQDDPPPVAELAAKLSVIVREESAAVGLPTPQLVVEPGRAIAGPGTITLYQVGTVKDVAVATDRYRRYVSVDGGMSDNIRTSLYGAEYDVRLISRASEGSSILGRVVGKHCESGDIVVRDTWVPDDIRPGDLLGVAATGAYCYSMSSRYNLIGRPAVVAVRDGQARLILRRETVDDLLSLEVR
- a CDS encoding homoserine dehydrogenase yields the protein MSTEEKPIGVAVLGFGNVGSQVVRIIEESAQDLAARIGAPLVLRGIGVRRVADDRGVPVEMLTDDIDELVGRDDVDIVVELMGPVEPARKAILTALEQGKSVVTANKALMAVSTGELAQAAEHAHVDLYFEAAVAGAIPVIRPLTQSLAGDTVIRVAGIVNGTTNYILSEMDSTGADYTAALADASALGYAEADPTADVEGYDAAAKAAILASIAFHTRVTADDVYREGITKVTPADFVSARALGCTIKLLAICERLTTDEGQQRVSARVYPALVPLTHPLASVNGAFNAVVVEAEAAGRLMFYGQGAGGAPTASAVMGDLVMAARNRVQGGRGPRESKYAKLPISPIGFIPTRYYVSMNVADRPGVLSAVAAEFGKREVSIAEVRQEGMVDPEGQRCGARIVVVTHQATDAALSETVEALADLDVVEGINSVLRLEGTSE
- the thrC gene encoding threonine synthase, with product MSDEPLARRAVGTVAPKGVHQPWPGLIAAYRDRLPVEDNWTPITLHEGGTPLLPAPRLSELTGCTVHLKVEGLNPTGSFKDRGMTMAVTEAVARGQKAVLCASTGNTSASAAAYAARAGITCAVLIPQGKIAMGKLAQAVMHGAKIIQIDGNFDDCLELARKLTNDYPTVSLVNSVNPFRIEGQKTAAFEIIDALGAAPDVHSLPVGNAGNITAYWKGYQEYHRDGVSDRLPRMLGTQAAGAAPLVLGEPVTNPETIATAIRIGSPASWTTAVEAQEQSNGRFVAATDEEILAAYHLVARTEAVFVEPASAASIAGLLKSIEDGWVAKGSTVVCTVTGNGLKDPDTALKGMPVVTPLPVDASAVVEMLGLV